Proteins from a genomic interval of Francisella salimarina:
- the sthA gene encoding Si-specific NAD(P)(+) transhydrogenase yields MEYNYDIIIIGSGPGGEGAAMKATRNGQKVAIIEDDAIGGGCNNWGTIPSKTLRQLSREVWYNKKNFDFPEMLDTTFEVVLKQREIKKNRFANNEIDVFYGFASFLDKNKIKISRKNGSTEIITAKKFILSTGSRPYQPEDIDFTHPRILDSDKLLELKDKNIKSITIYGAGVIGCEYASILGTLDIQVNLINTRDKLMSFLDDEIIETLTNHFTVNQKINLMHNETYKSIKAKGDKVITTLNSGRIIESDYVLFALGRAGNTNGLNLDKIGVEYSPQRGLVNVNDNYQTTQPNIYAVGDVIGFPSLASSAFNQGRFAATHIIDGSCNDKLVEDIPTGIYTRPEISCIGKTEEQLTAEKIPYESGRAYFKDLARAQISGSETGMLKILFHKETLEILGIHCFGHRVSEIIHIGQAIKSMPGKHNSIRYFLNTTFNYPTMAEAYRIAGIDGVNKLKPKNKQYAPEHK; encoded by the coding sequence ATGGAATATAATTATGACATTATCATTATAGGTAGTGGTCCTGGTGGCGAAGGTGCTGCCATGAAAGCGACTAGAAATGGTCAAAAAGTAGCAATTATCGAAGATGATGCGATTGGTGGCGGTTGTAATAACTGGGGAACAATTCCGAGTAAAACTCTTAGACAACTATCACGTGAAGTTTGGTATAACAAAAAAAACTTTGATTTCCCTGAAATGCTTGACACTACATTCGAAGTAGTATTAAAACAAAGAGAAATCAAAAAAAATCGTTTTGCCAATAATGAAATTGATGTATTTTATGGTTTTGCAAGCTTTCTAGACAAAAACAAAATCAAAATCTCTCGTAAAAATGGTTCTACAGAAATCATAACAGCTAAGAAATTCATACTTTCTACTGGATCTCGTCCATACCAACCTGAAGATATAGACTTTACTCATCCAAGAATTTTAGATAGTGACAAACTTCTTGAGTTAAAAGATAAAAATATCAAGTCAATTACCATATATGGTGCCGGTGTGATCGGTTGTGAGTATGCTTCTATATTGGGCACTCTTGATATTCAAGTAAATCTTATCAATACTAGAGATAAGCTGATGTCATTCCTTGATGATGAGATTATAGAAACTTTAACAAACCATTTCACTGTTAATCAAAAAATCAACCTAATGCATAACGAAACTTACAAGAGTATCAAAGCTAAAGGTGATAAAGTAATTACTACATTAAACTCTGGCAGAATTATAGAGTCTGACTATGTGCTATTTGCTCTTGGGCGTGCCGGTAATACTAATGGTTTAAATCTTGATAAAATTGGTGTTGAATACAGTCCTCAAAGAGGCTTAGTAAATGTAAATGATAACTATCAAACAACTCAACCTAATATATACGCAGTTGGTGATGTTATAGGTTTCCCTTCACTTGCATCATCTGCTTTTAACCAAGGTAGATTTGCTGCTACTCATATTATTGATGGATCATGCAATGATAAATTAGTTGAAGATATTCCAACAGGTATTTATACAAGACCAGAAATAAGCTGCATAGGCAAAACTGAAGAACAGCTAACAGCAGAAAAAATTCCTTATGAAAGTGGTAGAGCTTACTTCAAAGATCTTGCTCGAGCGCAAATTTCTGGAAGTGAAACTGGTATGTTAAAAATATTATTTCACAAAGAAACACTCGAAATTCTAGGTATTCACTGTTTTGGTCATAGAGTATCTGAAATTATTCATATTGGACAAGCAATAAAATCTATGCCTGGTAAACATAACAGTATTAGGTATTTCTTAAATACAACATTTAACTACCCTACTATGGCTGAAGCCTATCGTATTGCTGGTATTGATGGTGTTAACAAGCTTAAGCCTAAAAATAAGCAATATGCACCTGAACACAAATAG
- a CDS encoding ion channel — protein MTIKEKYSKYIPLFISVTMTLNGFITILAVAIPVINKIFSVNLDPNIPSDLYDFGMKYNTGLGIFLPLVLGYLMIIIARGIYNRKRSFWFLAVVFISLSIIGDYIQDKHISYDIAFFTHILEIFLLVYFRKTFNRKNSNTITFYQFVLLISLLLAIGYSVTGLYYLKDEFDGITNVSDAIYFTIVTFSTVGYGDIHPLTEEAKLFTVSIMIMGIGLFATIITVMAGSVISKITEKFKQKDGAALMKDHIVICGYTEITKCLIKDYFKSQIDNIIVIEKDYHQKFINTDAEQEKHFIDAESYDYDALKKANISKAKSIFILNEKDSDNILTLLSIKEVLKTSEQSVNNLKISIKLDKDESINIANNIGVDQIVSPTKKIAEMLIKYE, from the coding sequence GTGACTATTAAAGAAAAATATTCCAAATATATTCCACTTTTTATATCTGTAACGATGACTCTAAATGGTTTTATAACTATTTTAGCAGTTGCAATACCTGTTATTAACAAGATTTTTTCTGTCAACTTAGATCCGAACATTCCTTCTGATCTTTATGACTTTGGTATGAAATATAATACTGGTTTGGGAATATTCTTGCCATTAGTTCTCGGTTATTTGATGATAATTATAGCTCGTGGTATTTATAATCGAAAAAGATCTTTTTGGTTTTTAGCTGTTGTTTTCATTAGCTTATCAATAATCGGTGACTATATCCAAGATAAGCATATATCATACGATATTGCATTTTTCACTCATATTTTAGAGATTTTTTTACTGGTTTACTTCAGAAAAACTTTTAATAGAAAAAATTCTAACACAATCACCTTCTACCAGTTTGTACTTTTAATTTCACTTCTTTTAGCGATTGGATATAGTGTAACTGGATTATATTATCTCAAAGATGAATTTGATGGAATTACAAATGTCTCTGATGCAATATATTTTACAATTGTTACATTTAGCACGGTTGGGTATGGCGACATACACCCCTTAACAGAAGAAGCCAAACTTTTTACTGTATCTATAATGATTATGGGTATAGGTTTATTTGCAACAATTATCACTGTAATGGCAGGTAGTGTCATCAGCAAGATTACAGAAAAGTTTAAACAAAAAGATGGAGCAGCTCTAATGAAAGACCATATCGTAATATGTGGCTATACAGAAATTACCAAATGTTTAATAAAAGACTACTTCAAATCTCAAATAGATAATATCATTGTAATCGAGAAAGATTATCATCAAAAGTTCATAAATACTGATGCAGAACAAGAAAAACACTTTATAGATGCAGAATCGTATGACTATGATGCTCTCAAAAAGGCAAATATTAGCAAAGCTAAAAGTATATTTATTCTCAATGAAAAGGATTCGGATAATATATTAACTTTATTATCAATAAAAGAAGTATTAAAAACTTCAGAGCAATCAGTAAATAATCTAAAGATATCTATTAAACTTGATAAAGATGAAAGCATTAATATCGCAAATAATATAGGAGTAGACCAAATAGTCTCTCCAACTAAGAAAATTGCTGAAATGCTAATAAAATATGAATAA
- a CDS encoding peptide MFS transporter, translated as MGVTLIKKASRLLLITQLFSTVSFAVLYSTLVLFMTQALGFTVTKASAVMGVFVAFNYGLHILGGYIGGRLISYRTLFLIGMVLQIIACLFLSFPSTEHLYIALALFLTGCGLNVPCINMMLTQQFENDDNSRETAFFWNYAGMNVGFFIGFTVAGVYQAEHSYNILFLITTITNIVAFLLVITSWKTVADRTTPLVRKIKNSGTNILYKNSIYTVILILVTIAILFIALQYPLNTNYIALGIGIALLAMFVPIAKSQDNKEQKEKVYAYIILATFGLVFWSAYQLAPMALTVFTEANVDKHIFGFTIQTQWFQNVNTVVIAVGGVLLPSLLIIIRRKFIFSFPMQFCFSIVFIGIGFLMLVIGIFSANKLGQTAAIWLILSYVFQSIGELLISPTGYAMIGKLANPRLQGLMMGSWMVVTGSTSGVIASLLSILVSSPNINATPIETNHNYLTLFASLAIIAGIAGFIMYLLIPKIRRLAHI; from the coding sequence ATGGGTGTTACTCTAATTAAAAAAGCCTCTAGGCTACTACTAATAACTCAGCTATTTTCAACTGTAAGCTTTGCTGTTCTTTACTCAACATTAGTCTTATTTATGACACAAGCTTTGGGATTCACCGTCACAAAAGCAAGTGCTGTAATGGGTGTCTTTGTAGCATTTAACTACGGCTTACATATCCTAGGTGGCTATATTGGTGGTCGATTAATTAGCTATAGAACTTTATTTTTAATAGGCATGGTTTTACAAATAATTGCTTGTCTATTTTTATCATTCCCAAGTACCGAGCACTTATATATTGCACTAGCCCTTTTCCTAACAGGCTGTGGACTAAATGTCCCATGTATAAACATGATGTTAACTCAGCAATTTGAAAATGATGACAATTCTCGGGAGACTGCATTTTTTTGGAATTATGCAGGCATGAATGTTGGATTTTTCATTGGATTTACAGTTGCAGGCGTATATCAAGCAGAACATAGTTATAATATACTTTTTCTTATTACAACTATTACAAATATAGTAGCTTTTCTGCTTGTAATAACTAGCTGGAAAACTGTAGCAGACAGAACCACTCCTCTTGTCAGAAAAATAAAAAACTCGGGAACAAATATCCTATATAAAAATAGCATATATACTGTTATTTTGATTTTAGTTACTATAGCTATTTTATTTATAGCCTTACAGTATCCTCTAAATACCAACTATATTGCTTTAGGTATTGGAATTGCATTATTAGCAATGTTCGTACCTATTGCAAAATCACAAGATAATAAAGAGCAAAAAGAAAAGGTATACGCTTATATTATTTTAGCAACTTTTGGATTAGTCTTCTGGTCTGCTTATCAGCTTGCTCCAATGGCTTTGACTGTATTCACAGAAGCCAATGTTGACAAGCACATTTTTGGCTTCACAATCCAAACCCAGTGGTTTCAAAATGTAAATACTGTAGTAATAGCTGTGGGAGGTGTGTTATTACCTAGTCTTCTTATAATTATTCGTCGAAAATTTATATTCTCATTCCCTATGCAGTTTTGTTTTAGCATCGTATTTATAGGAATTGGATTTTTGATGCTAGTGATAGGAATTTTCTCAGCGAACAAACTTGGACAAACAGCTGCTATATGGTTAATTTTAAGTTATGTATTTCAGTCCATAGGAGAGCTTTTAATATCGCCAACAGGATATGCTATGATTGGCAAACTTGCTAATCCTCGACTACAAGGCTTAATGATGGGGTCTTGGATGGTAGTCACCGGTAGTACATCTGGGGTTATAGCAAGCTTACTATCGATATTAGTTTCATCACCAAATATAAATGCAACCCCAATTGAAACAAATCATAATTATTTAACTCTATTCGCTAGTCTAGCTATCATTGCTGGTATAGCAGGTTTTATTATGTATTTACTAATTCCAAAAATCCGAAGGTTAGCTCATATATAG